Proteins encoded together in one Catellatospora citrea window:
- a CDS encoding SWIM zinc finger family protein: protein MSEPTEPPWTAEQVQGLAPDASSFTAARKLAGASGWSTTGHGGTPAGLWGLCKGSGSNPYQICIDLTEPAYRCSCPSRKFPCKHALALLLRWSAGQVAADEPPQWMTEWTTSREARAVKKAEQAAAPRTEAQERAAQRRADKRADSVAAGIAELRTWMSDQVRHGIAGLDQAGYRPFEQVAARLVDAQAPGLAAAVRRLAPVPSSGPGWEQRLLAELSLLHLLAVAAAHPDGLPEDLAATVSSRVGHAVTTEQVLAGPPVRDRWQVVGTRDETEDKLTSRRVWLRGRDTGRPALVLSFAMPGQALPVDLVLGTELDADLTYYPGAAPLRALVAARHGTPRACPVPGPAQTVAQALDEVSTALAGDPWLFQWPVLVRGVLAPGSPWHLVDPDGDALPLDPVLGEPWRLAAIAGGHEITLAAEWGPAGLRPLAVYDGTEVARA, encoded by the coding sequence GGCGCCCGACGCGTCGTCGTTCACCGCCGCGCGCAAGCTCGCCGGGGCCTCCGGCTGGAGCACCACCGGCCACGGCGGCACCCCGGCGGGGCTCTGGGGCCTGTGCAAAGGAAGCGGCAGCAACCCGTACCAGATCTGCATCGATCTGACCGAGCCCGCCTACCGCTGCTCCTGCCCGAGCCGCAAGTTCCCCTGCAAGCACGCGCTCGCGCTGCTGCTGCGCTGGTCCGCGGGCCAGGTCGCGGCCGACGAGCCGCCGCAGTGGATGACCGAGTGGACCACCTCGCGCGAGGCGCGCGCGGTCAAGAAGGCCGAGCAGGCCGCCGCGCCGCGCACCGAGGCCCAGGAGCGGGCCGCGCAGCGACGTGCCGACAAACGTGCCGACTCCGTCGCCGCGGGCATCGCCGAGCTGCGCACCTGGATGTCCGATCAGGTCCGGCACGGCATCGCCGGGCTCGACCAGGCCGGCTACCGGCCGTTCGAGCAGGTCGCGGCACGGCTCGTGGACGCGCAGGCCCCGGGCCTGGCCGCCGCGGTGCGCCGCCTGGCCCCCGTGCCCAGCTCCGGCCCCGGCTGGGAGCAGCGGCTGCTGGCCGAGCTGTCGCTGCTGCACCTGCTCGCCGTAGCCGCCGCGCACCCCGACGGGCTGCCCGAGGACCTGGCCGCGACCGTGAGCAGCCGGGTCGGCCACGCCGTGACCACCGAGCAGGTGCTGGCCGGCCCGCCGGTGCGCGACCGGTGGCAGGTCGTCGGCACCCGCGACGAGACCGAGGACAAACTGACCAGCCGCCGGGTATGGCTGCGCGGGCGCGACACCGGCCGCCCCGCGCTGGTGCTGTCGTTCGCGATGCCCGGCCAGGCGCTGCCCGTCGACCTGGTGCTGGGCACCGAACTCGACGCCGACCTGACCTATTACCCTGGCGCGGCCCCGCTGCGCGCCCTGGTCGCGGCACGCCACGGCACGCCCCGCGCGTGCCCGGTGCCCGGCCCGGCGCAGACCGTCGCGCAGGCCCTCGACGAGGTCAGCACCGCGCTGGCCGGCGACCCGTGGCTGTTCCAGTGGCCGGTGCTGGTGCGCGGCGTGCTCGCCCCCGGCAGCCCCTGGCACCTGGTCGATCCCGACGGCGACGCGCTGCCCCTGGACCCGGTGCTCGGCGAGCCGTGGCGGCTGGCCGCGATCGCGGGCGGCCACGAGATCACCCTCGCGGCCGAATGGGGCCCGGCCGGGCTGCGCCCACTCGCCGTGTACGACGGCACGGAGGTGGCGCGCGCATGA
- a CDS encoding DUF5691 domain-containing protein encodes MSNSIWSDLMSSALVGTDRRRLVLPGTDGPLAGVLSALGTELDPDGLLSAAGAVTVARRAGQAAARPQRPEPAAAETDPYAPVAAQQRLAALLSGGDAEIDRTTARELAAEWLRVAAKRGLLAGPAILVALLDLGSSDSSVRASVRAVGGTRLGWLALQGPGRWAWAVQQEETAQPSDWDTGRAADRVRYLGELRARDAAAGRDLLLEAWPQEKASDLAALIAACGAGLGPDDEPWLEKALDDRRAQVREAAARLLGVLPGSAYRQRMADRALACVHVADRRLVATAPTECDDAMRRDGISVKPPPSVGERTHWLRQIIEYAPLDCWTAYDQTPAGLLSRKFDDTWGPVLRAGLTRAAITQRHGAWAAVLILDGIGRRDMNELRELAAVMPEPDLAELIAAQLRRKVDAVVRFLDVLPQPWAAPVADAVLECLADAERRRSGWWQLLRHAEWGFDPAYAPRVRALHDSLPIPDQQLLARFTTMLQIRHDIHQELT; translated from the coding sequence ATGAGCAACAGCATCTGGTCGGACCTGATGTCCAGTGCGCTCGTCGGCACCGACCGGCGGCGGCTGGTGCTGCCCGGCACGGACGGCCCGCTGGCCGGAGTGCTGTCTGCGCTGGGCACCGAGCTGGACCCGGACGGGCTGCTGTCGGCGGCGGGTGCGGTGACCGTGGCCCGCCGCGCGGGGCAGGCCGCCGCCCGGCCGCAGCGCCCGGAGCCCGCGGCCGCCGAGACCGACCCGTACGCGCCGGTCGCCGCGCAGCAGCGGCTCGCGGCGCTGCTGTCCGGCGGGGACGCCGAGATCGACCGGACCACCGCCCGCGAGCTGGCCGCCGAGTGGCTGCGTGTGGCCGCCAAGCGCGGGCTGCTGGCCGGACCGGCGATCCTGGTCGCGCTGTTGGACCTGGGCAGCTCCGACTCCTCGGTCCGCGCGAGCGTGCGGGCCGTCGGCGGCACGCGGCTGGGCTGGCTCGCCCTGCAGGGGCCGGGCCGGTGGGCGTGGGCCGTACAGCAGGAGGAGACCGCGCAGCCGTCCGACTGGGACACCGGCCGGGCCGCCGACCGGGTCCGCTACCTCGGCGAGCTGCGTGCCCGCGACGCCGCCGCCGGGCGGGACCTGCTGCTGGAGGCGTGGCCGCAGGAGAAGGCGTCCGACCTGGCCGCGCTGATCGCCGCGTGCGGCGCCGGGCTCGGGCCCGACGACGAGCCGTGGCTGGAGAAGGCCCTCGACGACCGGCGTGCTCAGGTCCGCGAGGCCGCGGCGCGGCTGCTCGGCGTGCTGCCGGGCTCGGCATACCGGCAGCGCATGGCCGACCGGGCGCTGGCCTGCGTGCACGTCGCGGACCGGCGGCTGGTCGCGACGGCGCCGACCGAGTGCGACGACGCGATGCGCCGCGACGGGATCAGCGTCAAGCCGCCGCCTAGCGTCGGCGAGCGCACCCACTGGCTGCGCCAGATCATCGAGTACGCGCCGCTGGACTGCTGGACGGCCTACGACCAGACCCCGGCCGGGCTGCTCAGCCGCAAGTTCGACGACACCTGGGGCCCGGTGCTGCGGGCCGGGCTGACCCGTGCCGCGATCACGCAGCGCCACGGAGCCTGGGCCGCGGTGCTGATCCTCGACGGGATCGGCCGCCGGGACATGAACGAGCTGCGGGAACTCGCCGCGGTCATGCCCGAACCGGACCTGGCCGAGCTGATCGCCGCCCAGCTGCGCCGCAAGGTCGACGCGGTGGTGCGGTTCCTCGACGTGCTGCCGCAGCCGTGGGCCGCGCCGGTCGCCGACGCCGTGCTGGAGTGCCTGGCCGACGCCGAGCGCCGCCGTTCCGGCTGGTGGCAGCTGCTGCGCCACGCCGAGTGGGGCTTCGACCCGGCGTACGCGCCACGGGTCCGCGCCCTGCACGACTCCCTTCCCATCCCGGACCAGCAGCTGCTGGCCCGCTTCACGACCATGCTGCAGATCCGCCACGACATCCACCAGGAGCTGACATGA